The Rhea pennata isolate bPtePen1 chromosome 18, bPtePen1.pri, whole genome shotgun sequence genomic sequence GTCCCCTGCTTCTAAGGAAACAACGGCGCCGAGATAAATAGGCTGGAACcagctgtttcctttttcactgAGGGTCTTGGTGCCAGTCAGCAGCTGCGTGGGCTCAGGGTAACTATCAGTGACTTTGGTGATGATCTCAGTaacagaatttgttttactAGAACTTTCAATGGGCCCTCGGAAAGTAACCTGAGCATAGACATAGTAGTCCCCGGACAGGGGTATCACCAGTGCGTTGCTGAAATAACTCAGGTTGTTCTTGGTAAAGGCCAAGCCACGCTTGTCTTCCCACTGGAGAATTGGCAGCTGATTTCCCACGACGCTGGTGAGGTcttgtttcttcactgtggaagagaggaagagatcAGTTAGTTGGCTCTGGCCGAGGAGACAGTGCTGGCTGTACCATGGGAGTTGTGTGTGTTCAGAGCTGATCTCTACTCCAAATGGCGAGCAAGTTAAATAGTGAGGCAATCAAAATGCTAGGGGAGAAATGTTCCTGTGTTACAGGCAGAAAATTGAGGCAGAGTTGGCTGCAGGCTGGACTATCCAAGCAACAACTGGCCTGGGCAAAGTCACGTGAAAGGGACTATTGTCAAGGAGGCTCTGGGCCACCACAGCAATCAGGAGCCAAAAATCTTGGGATGCTTTTAGAAGACCTTGGCTAGTGCAGGTTGACCGAAACTGTCCTTTCTAATGGCCACATTTCAAGGTTCTGTGGGAGTTCACCCTGCAGCTCTGGGATGCTATCTTACCTATTTACAGAGTATAAACCGTATCCTTAAGTGAAATTATCATTGGGACAGTTGCACAAATAGGGATGTGTCCACACCTGGTGTTTGAGGACAATAATAAAAGACTTTGGAGCAACATATTCTTCACTGGAGATGGATTGTAACTATGTTTGTCAGTGTAGTGCTAACAAAGAATAATAAACACTACTGTGCTTGCGGAAGTTTTGCAATGACCAGAAGGAAAGCAAGCTAGTCATCTTGAGCTATCAGTGAACGCTGAGACGTTTAAACTTTCTTCCTGCCAAGCTGCTTCTGAAGCACAGACGTGGGGTTTGTAAGCCTTTGCATCAAACTTCTGACTCCATGTGCACCCAATGAAACCTCTTGTTCTGCAATTGCTTTTGGTTTACTGATGTCCTTTCACTTTATCAAAAGCCCAGAAGAGCCTGCTGCGTTTCCAATTCCCAGAACAACACATTATATTCAAACCCAGTTAGTCcttcaagatattttaaaagctgagatCTAAAACACTAGAGTTGGTGTATTACCTTCAGCTTTACCCCAGGCTTTTTCCCAGGCGTGTGGATGACTGACTATTAACAGAGCTCAAATCCTGTCCCCAGCATTGGTCTGATCCAAGCAGGGGACTGGGAAGTGCTGTCCTCCTGCTCCCTTCACCTCTCCTTCGTTGTTCCAATTTTGGCTCACGCTGCAGCCAGAAGAACAAACTCTAGCACTTATTGTATCTGCATGGGAGCAGAAGAGTTTCCTCTGCCACTTAGTGACTGCCACACAACTGTTGCAGTAAAAAAGCAGCTGAggcagggaaataaaaaataaattaaaaaagggaaaaacctATGAGATTCTGCCATGTATTAAAAGGAATCTGTAAAGTCAATGTTAAAAgccaagaaagagagaaacagctgATTTCCAGGAAattagacttttctttttcatgagcTTGAGTTAATATTTAGAGGTGATTTTCAGCCTGTATTTTGGCAGGTGCGCATGGGCAGGGAGGTAAACTGAATGCAGGTgaggaaaagctttgaaatgctCTTGGCAACAAACATTAAGTTTATCCTGAGTGAAATGAGATTCAGAGAAACTAATGGACTTGACTACCGGCAAtgtcctttttctccctcttttttggCAATAGCTAATCCATAAGGAGACCAGGAgctgtttgcagagcagcatgttccctgagcagcacaacacagGAATGGCTTTTATCAGCCTGCCTGTCAGCAAGGCTGAAGTGTTAAATCTTTCTGATCTTTTGCCCAGGAGTCAAAGCACATGAGGAGAGTATTTCTGCATGGCTGAATGATAAGGATCGTGATAACAAGCCAAGCCGAATTAAAACTATTACAAGGACTACGATGCTTTGAGCCAATGAAGCTGTGCCTGAAAGAGaggaatgaaagaaagcaaaagtaatTGTGGTCTGATATTACCCTCATCTATCCCTCGGGTGTCTAGGGACTAGGCTGAGTCCTGGCTAAAGCTAAAGCAGCATTTGGGGCAGTGTGAGGTTTATCACAACTTGCAGTAATATCTCTCAGAGATGAGATAGTAGCAGGGAAAAGCTGCTTTACCATGGAAAGGACCAGAAAAGATTATAAAATTTCCAGAGAACACCCTGGGCTCTTTTCCATCTTGGgaagtttggggaaaaattGAGGAGAATCTGCATGTCAagtgttttctctctgtggACAATGACgcatttaaaatgtcagtgGCACTCaattcttcagtgttttcttatAACTAACAAGCATCTCAGATGAAGTATGTGATTTCATAACCTCTAGAATTAGGCAACTAAGTTCTATAACTATAACCTTCCTTTTAGGTTAGAGCTCACTGTATTGATATGCGctattttcagattattttttccatgttttagAGACATGTTAAGAGGCAAAATGCATGTTCAAGTGCCTTTGGGACAATATTGTTCCTTCTCTAACAATAGTAGTAttagtcatttatttatttcacaaatatatGCAGCAGTACTTCCTGCAAATACACATACTATGCTCattcttaaaaagtaaataaaatctgtttttaattagaGGTTAATAGCTATGGttacttcagctttttcatgtgtttttcactttttgcaTCCTTTACatgtgaaatttattttccttcctccaaatCCCTTTTGGTTTAGTCCCCTGCTGGGGAATCCTTTTGCCTGGCAGCTTTTGGGGTTCTTTTTGATGTTGTATTGGCAAACTTCTGGGATCTTGCAATGCACTGCCCTCATCGGTGCAGGAGTCTGATGCTGAATGCAATCCTCTGAGGGCAGATTCCTGGTCTCCACAAGAGACTAGGGTCTGAATCTCCTATGTAGGAAAACTTTTACAACACATAATACAATGCCTAGTGGCTGAAAGATCTCAGAGTTGTTCAGGATTGTGCCCTGGCAGTTTAATGACTGACTTTAAAAGGTCACTACATCCAGCcatgaaatggaaacaaagtgATTTTCTGCCCAGATTTCGTGGAGAGCTCAGATACTACTGCAGTAGGATAAGTGTTAGGCAAATACTTGATGGAGTTCCTTGTGCTGCTACCAGCTACAATGGAGTTCATCCAGCTGGCTGATGGCAAGGAGGAATAGGCACTGGTTTGCATCCTGACTCGAACTGCAGCCAGGTAAGGGAGGGAACGACAGCGTGGCATGTTGCAGTCCGCGCTGGTAAATATAAAGCTGTGCACAGGGCAAAATAGGGATAGTCACCCACGCAGGAGGTTTTGGTGCTAGTGTGGATGAGTTCAAAACGCTCCATGTGTGTTGAAAAGCCCAAGAGCATGCAGAGGATTATTCataaaggaacagaaaacaaaacatcaagTCATTCTACTGCTTAATTCAGGGGGCCATTCCCATATAAGTACTTTACTTAGTTCTCATTCTCCTCATTCCTCTGCTCTCATCTTCGTAAcatattttctaaaactaaagAAGGATGGAGAGGAGCAGTCAGGAATCTGGAGGAGCCTTCCTATGGGGTGAGAGTATGTCACTCTACTActttcactttcaaaaaagTGCCTGAAGTGGGGCATGTAACAAAACTCTACAGATTAGTTATTCCCTTTTCACTTTCTATGCACTGTTCAGTTTCTGAGAATAGAAAAATAAGGTGGTACCCAAGAAATGATTATGCAACAagtttaaagcaaaaaacaggAAGTACTTTTTGATGTGTGATGCATCATTAAGCTGGGAAACTCATTGCTGCAGGATGCCATAGAAGCAAAAAATCTACTTGGGCTCAAGAAATAATTAGCTGAATTTGTGGAAGTTAGGTTTTCTGATAGCTATGTAATGCAGCAGTCTGGATGTTGTCTTCTGCTCAGACCCAAATTCCCCATTGTACAGAAAAGGAGTAAGAACATCCTAAGCACCTCCGCTTGGCTAAAGCTGCTGGATACAGGACACTGAGCTGGGTCAGACCAAGCTCCAGCACTCCTACAGTCAAGGCTTGGATATTTCCAGTATTATAGGAACCTTTCAAAATGCCactagctttttccttttcaggctCATTGCTCTGGCCAGCAATGGCTGGGCCCAGGAGGATGCTGTGCTGCGGAGGTTGCTGAGGAAGGGACTGCTAAGTACCTTTTGCAAGTGGAGTGCCTGAGGAAATTTGAAGCAAACTGCTGGGTGCTTCCCAGAGGTAACTGGATTTTTCTGCAACCTAGGGAATTTCCCtaccagcagagcagtgctttgGCTGCTTTTCTGAGTCAACTGCACTGGAAACCTCTGGGTCGGTCTCTGTCACGTGAAAGTGGAAGTCTAAAAGACTTTTATTAGTAGACTTGGTCCTTTTGATCTTGCAAACTTGCATTTAAGCACAGATGGGTTTTGAGTAAGGATGGGTCAGTTTTGGGGTGCTGACAACCTGCATAGAAATGGGACAGGACCTAGGGTGTGTTAGCAACGAACTTGTGGACAAGAGAGAGACAGTCATGCTCTCTCAGAATCACCTCGGATGCACTGATCTGTTTAGCACTATTTGTAAATATAGGACAGCTTTGGGGAAACAGGAAGCTTCATGCAGCTTCTTGCAAGCTTGAAATTACTTAAGTGCTCCCCTGGAACATGACACAGCCTTTTGGAGGAGCCCTTGCAGTGAGCTGTATTTTTGGGAGCTATAAATTGCTTTATATAGGAGAAGTTCAGAGCACTCAGAGACGCTCAGCACTCAATCTCAGCCACATGAGAACCAACCATGCGCTTGTTCCTCTTCTCTGGTAATCCCTGAATTTTCCAAGAGGGTGGAGCTAGCTAAGATGGAGGATGGCTCAGGATAGTGTCTTTGGTGTAACACCAGCTGCGCTTTCAAGGTCGAGGTGCAGAGACAGCAGCCTTCCAAATGCTGTCTGTCCctcaaaaaaatattattcccCCTCTACAACAGTGCTGTGAGACAttgccttcctcttcctgagGTAGATAGGGGCTCAAAGAGGTTCAGCTAGGCCTAACTCTTCCCTTGCTTCCTCAGATATGGTTTAGAGGTGTCCTCACCAAAAACAGGAGGTTAGTTTGTGGGAATATGGTGCGTGTGAACTGAGTCAGGacttgcagggaaaaaaagggctGAAAACTGACCTTATATGACCTGATTTTGCTTCAAAACTGGTAATTCTTTTTGATTCACAGTAGTGAGAGGGTGCTTTTGAGgttttgccattgatttttCCAGCAGAGCTCTACAGATCACTAAAATACCAGGCACTTATTTAAGCTCAGTTGCAAGAGCTAGTCTGAGTGCTTGTTCAAGAAAACAGCCCGGAAAAGCAGCAATGTTTCAACTACTGGTTTCTGTAGACCATTTTACACAAACACAGACCCCAGTAAATCTGTTACAGTCAATAAAGCCAAGCCGATCACTCTTTTGCCTGTGTTTCCTGGCCTGCAACACCTGATCCTATCAGACTCATGTGAACTGAgataatttgcattaaaaaatctGCTGTAAAACCCAAGGGAAACGCTTCATTTTTGGACAAACATTACCTGTGAGGTGTGCTCTTGGCTTTTCTGCACTGGAAAGCATACCTATACCTAAGAcgggaaagaagaaaaaggtgtgAAAGGATGTTTGCTCTTCAAATCAATCGGATGTAAGCAGTGATCGTTCCCTAGAGGAAACGTGTGCAGCCTCTTTCCATTTCCGCATACGTCTGAGCAGTGATTTATTTACTGTGACTGTTTATTGACATAGGCAGGCATCGGGGTAATAAAATGCCTTTGCAAATGACTGAGCTTGTCAGTCCCACTGTGGCACTAAATGTGAGGCTTCGACAGCACAAATTGCCGCAGCGTCTTAGTGTAAAGTGCTGGAAGGAGGAAAGTGGGGGGGCTGAGTTTGCCCATGCTCGGAAGGGTATGTGGCATGCACAAGCTCCCTTGCATCTGTGCTTTTGCTGTGCCCTCAGTTCAGAAATGCTTATCCTTTTCCTATGGCCTTGGTTATATCCTGTCTACCTGACTCTTGCGGCCCATTTTTTTTGCCCATGGTCTGCTGTGACTTGGGAGGAATTTGGGTAGTGAGAGCAAAGGGAGAGTGGGAAGCTGTCTGCCCTCAGGTGTGTTGCAGCAGCAATTGCAAAACCTCGGTGAACAACAGTATTTGGGATAGTGGAAAGGATGGACAAACTTACCAGTAGCCAGTGCCCGCTGCTTCAGAAACCGAGCGTCCCTCTCTTCTGCAACCTGCAGGAGAGAATTGCAAGCAGTTAGCTGCCAGGGCTTGAGTTCCAGACATGCACTAAATCCACAGAGAAGTCCTGTCTGAATTTTCCCAGGAAACAGCTTATGTTTCTGTAAAGGTTTCATGTAGAAGGACAAGCCCTCACAGAGCTTTGTTTCCTTGCAAGAACTTTCTGCTGTCAGCTTGAAACCGCCTACATCTCAAAAAAGGAGTGAAGGACAGGCCTGTGGTTGTTGCCACGTCCCACTCTGTCCTCGATCAGGGCTGGACAGGCCCTTGGCATGACGGAGAAAGGCTTGGCATAACATGCTAGTGTAAAATAGCCCTCATGAGCCATCCTTTGGGATGGTGTTTCcctccagcacagctggagcatTAGAGATCTGCTCTGGCCCCTGCTCCACGCAGTGGAGCAGCAAACAGAAGTCAGGGCACAGTAAAGTGAGCGATTTCTCTTGTCTGAAAGCTTGGGGGGGCTGAGCCTTAGCTGGTACTCAGTGCACTCAGTGCCAGTGAAGAGAGTTACTGAGGTGtatcagcagcagagctggtctcttgcttgctttcctttatGTTGTTTCAGGCTGCAAGTCTATGTCTTGGGCCTTTCTTGAATTTTGGATAGCTTCCTAGGAAGACGGACAGGAGCTGAACAGGTTggaggctgcagctggcagagaCCTGAGCCCCAAGCACTTAACCAAGGAACTGCAGGACTGGCTTGCATTTACTTGCTTCCTAAGTTTTCCTCTAGAGCTGAGCACCACAACGTCATCACAGGACCCCACGTGAACAGCGAGTTAAAAGGCAGAAACACATGGCCctgggcagtgccaggcagtAATGATGTTTATGTAGAGCGGCGCAAAGCAAAGCTGGGTTTGTTTATCATGCATCTGCCAGGGCTGGTCCTTCCTCAATCACCCTCTGACACAGCTAGTGGCTCCTTGCCAGGTACTAGTCCTCTTAACGCAGGCTGCAAATCAGCACAGCTCCTAACCGAAGGAATTAGGCTGCGTGAAGCCGAGTGTAGACCTGGCCTGCGCTAGGTGTGCAGAGCACTAAAGCAACAACGTCCCTTAGGCTTTCGCGGGGCACCGCTTATTGCGGGTCTGTGCCGACGGCCCGGTTGCCGAACGCGGGGAGATGGGGCAGTGCAGACAGCTCAGCCTGTGGGACCTGGGCTCTTGGGAAGCCCAGCCATGCAGCATGTCAGGAATGTGCTTGCAGCTTGTCAGGAACGTTCAGTGTTTTGTAGACAGCTGCGATAAATAGAGTAAACTGCCACTGATCAACTTGCAGTTAAGGATTTGATGCGTATCAGCTAACACACAGGCTGAAATAATAAGAACAGGTAGATAACTAGCCTATCTCCTGGTGGCTGTCTCTCATGCAACTTCAAACATTACAAGTAaagtagaaaatagaaaatttatgTTGGTTGGGGCAGGAAGATGTTGGGATGAGTTTGGGGACTGGTAGCTGCTCCAATGAACCAAAGAAATTTTTATGTCTCACTAACGGCAAACATCCACATGCTCTGTAACATCCTGCGGATAACTGTCCGTTCTAAAGTAATGACTCCAGCATGCAGGAGAAAAATGggcaaggagaacagcagggcAAATTCTTTTTCGCTTTCCCATCTGTCTGTGCATTTGCCCCAGGCACAGGAACGTGCTGTCCTGCAGGCAACGTCAAGCAGAGGAGATGGGGTGGTGACAGTGCCTCTGTGTGTGGCTGACAGAGAGGAA encodes the following:
- the TNFSF15 gene encoding tumor necrosis factor ligand superfamily member 15; the encoded protein is MDHVTEIALEEEAALTNQASRMHLKEDLRKIRCGMLLCLLSVLVLALPTAYLLAGSLRIPSTCSNQVAEERDARFLKQRALATGIGMLSSAEKPRAHLTVKKQDLTSVVGNQLPILQWEDKRGLAFTKNNLSYFSNALVIPLSGDYYVYAQVTFRGPIESSSKTNSVTEIITKVTDSYPEPTQLLTGTKTLSEKGNSWFQPIYLGAVVSLEAGDKLMVNVSDIKLVDYTKEHKTFFGAFLL